Proteins encoded together in one Neobacillus sp. FSL H8-0543 window:
- a CDS encoding flagellar hook-basal body protein: MLRGIDTAASGMIALQRKQNALTNNLANVETPGFKQDSSPLRSFPEMLIERITNAENSGSPTKIGILSMGVYNQETIPLFSQGSLQSTNNPFDVAINDQALAPVLANGQAIQPSAFFAVQTADGSLQLTRNGQFSVNENGQLTTSSGDLVLGKDGNPIADQELSSGDVSIQSNGDIIVFPGDPARARTIGSLGIMVVNNPNELIKKDNGLFELNGADASMLAQTLPTGLQLHHKMVEQSNVDTQSTITEMMANIRLYEANQKVLQAYDKTLEQLNTIGRV; this comes from the coding sequence ATGCTTCGAGGAATTGATACGGCTGCATCTGGAATGATTGCTTTACAGAGAAAGCAAAATGCATTGACAAATAATTTGGCGAACGTCGAAACCCCTGGCTTTAAACAGGACTCAAGTCCGTTACGATCCTTTCCAGAAATGCTGATAGAACGGATTACAAACGCCGAGAATTCAGGGTCACCAACTAAAATTGGGATATTATCTATGGGTGTGTATAATCAAGAAACAATCCCCCTCTTTTCGCAGGGAAGTTTACAGAGCACGAATAACCCCTTTGATGTGGCTATTAACGACCAGGCCCTTGCTCCGGTTTTAGCAAATGGCCAAGCGATTCAACCATCGGCGTTCTTTGCGGTGCAAACAGCAGATGGTAGTTTACAATTAACAAGAAATGGCCAGTTTTCTGTTAATGAAAACGGTCAGCTGACGACTTCCTCAGGAGATTTGGTGTTAGGGAAGGATGGCAATCCGATAGCGGATCAGGAGCTTTCTTCAGGAGATGTTTCAATCCAATCCAATGGGGACATCATCGTTTTTCCAGGTGATCCAGCACGAGCAAGAACGATTGGCTCGCTAGGCATAATGGTGGTTAACAATCCGAATGAATTAATCAAGAAGGACAATGGCTTGTTTGAGCTAAACGGAGCAGATGCTTCGATGCTTGCCCAAACACTTCCGACAGGTTTACAGCTGCACCATAAAATGGTGGAGCAATCAAACGTCGATACACAGAGTACCATTACTGAAATGATGGCAAATATTCGCTTGTATGAGGCGAATCAAAAAGTACTTCAGGCATATGACAAAACACTTGAACAACTAAATACGATTGGAAGGGTATAA
- a CDS encoding flagellar hook-basal body protein, which produces MNTSLLIASSGVRAYQGKLDTIANNISNVETTGFKRRAAVFSENLTVSIQNQTDQQKEVGRLTPAGIRTTFGSRIAATALDLTQGVPKQTEQPFDFMVEGNGYFQVRRTTGTITEILYTRGGAFLQTPVGDGRFQLVNAQGDVLLDQNGNPIEMSKDQEFVVASDGTIAGTNQRIGMVDFSNPQLLKGDGGVYRLTGGDVNLITTDYQIRQGFLEASNVDLNQEMTEMIKAQRGYQANARALSYADQMMGVANGIMRS; this is translated from the coding sequence ATGAATACATCTTTATTGATCGCTTCGTCAGGGGTTCGTGCCTATCAAGGCAAACTTGATACCATTGCCAATAACATTTCAAATGTGGAAACTACCGGTTTTAAGCGTAGAGCGGCGGTATTTTCTGAAAATCTAACCGTATCGATTCAAAACCAAACGGATCAGCAAAAAGAGGTAGGGCGTTTGACTCCAGCAGGCATTCGGACAACCTTTGGATCACGGATAGCGGCAACAGCACTCGATTTGACCCAAGGTGTACCAAAGCAAACAGAGCAGCCTTTTGATTTCATGGTCGAAGGAAACGGATATTTTCAAGTGAGACGTACAACCGGGACGATAACGGAAATTCTCTACACGAGAGGTGGCGCCTTTTTGCAAACCCCAGTCGGTGACGGACGTTTTCAACTCGTCAATGCACAGGGGGATGTGTTGCTCGATCAAAATGGAAATCCAATTGAAATGAGCAAAGACCAAGAATTTGTCGTCGCGAGTGATGGAACAATTGCCGGGACCAATCAAAGAATTGGAATGGTTGACTTTAGCAATCCACAGCTACTTAAGGGGGATGGCGGTGTCTACCGCTTAACCGGTGGAGATGTTAATCTAATAACCACGGATTATCAAATTCGACAAGGGTTTTTAGAAGCATCTAACGTTGACTTAAATCAAGAAATGACAGAAATGATCAAAGCCCAAAGAGGCTACCAAGCGAACGCCCGTGCACTAAGCTACGCGGATCAGATGATGGGAGTCGCCAACGGAATTATGAGATCGTAA
- a CDS encoding YaaR family protein, producing MKIQQSHGISQERFVPVREKGKESPAFQQIFQETQFDLTQDRLQSLLKVLDQNGNRLSTSKSVRDLLAYKQSIQDFLKEVVQNGYSLEEYRSFHPNGRDKRLKIIKQIDQQLIQLSEQIIEKQAASVDLLKTIGEIKGLLVNLYT from the coding sequence TTGAAGATCCAACAGAGCCATGGCATCAGCCAGGAGCGCTTTGTTCCTGTGCGGGAGAAAGGAAAAGAGTCTCCAGCTTTTCAACAAATTTTTCAGGAGACGCAATTTGATTTAACACAGGATCGCTTGCAATCGCTTCTCAAAGTGCTGGACCAAAATGGAAACCGTTTAAGCACGTCGAAATCTGTAAGGGATTTACTGGCTTACAAACAAAGCATTCAGGACTTTTTAAAAGAAGTGGTTCAAAATGGATACTCTTTAGAAGAGTATCGGAGTTTTCATCCCAATGGACGAGACAAACGGCTAAAAATAATTAAACAAATTGATCAACAGCTGATCCAGCTTTCGGAGCAGATAATCGAAAAACAAGCCGCATCTGTTGATTTATTGAAGACAATCGGTGAAATCAAAGGGCTTTTGGTAAATTTATACACATAA